The proteins below are encoded in one region of Peptoniphilus sp. GNH:
- a CDS encoding sodium:solute symporter family protein has translation MNSSQKTALIIILLYMIATVAIGLVASYRQKKKSQSGNANEDFLMAGKSLGPLVLAGTLFAANTGGASTTGIATNVYKYGISAAWYVIAAGIGFILVSFVASYFRRSSANTVPQIIGMRYGKPSHVITAITSILALFMATGAQIIATASIINVLTGLDFSTAAIITTIVVIAYTMIGGFASVASANMMHVFFITVGMTVALFIMLGNPQIGGVSNLFAKAKEVSQATGDGIDLLSISKIGFPTVLGYVAMYCMTFPTGQEIVQTFSSAKTGTAAKAGSMIAGILSAVYAIVPALIGLIAYTFIDGYAAAGISKSALADATIRFAPSFVSGIVLASVVAATISSASGNMIGTATMFSNDIYLPYLSGGKADAKKEILVSRVVMIAAGLFGLGVALSNSNIISVMMSAFAIRSAGPFAAFVCGLFWKDVTEKAGFIAILAGTIVSAIWIFALNNPWGLSAIVPGAVVAFVVIYIVTKIDLASGGKPAPMIEFSED, from the coding sequence ATGAATTCTAGCCAGAAAACAGCTTTGATCATTATACTACTGTATATGATTGCAACAGTTGCTATTGGATTAGTGGCATCATATAGACAAAAGAAAAAATCCCAATCAGGAAATGCAAATGAAGATTTCTTGATGGCGGGCAAGTCTTTAGGGCCTCTAGTCTTGGCAGGGACTTTGTTTGCAGCTAACACAGGTGGAGCGTCCACAACTGGTATCGCAACTAATGTATATAAATACGGAATATCTGCAGCTTGGTATGTAATAGCGGCAGGTATAGGATTTATCCTAGTATCATTTGTAGCATCCTATTTCAGGAGATCATCTGCAAATACAGTACCACAAATAATTGGTATGAGATATGGAAAGCCATCTCACGTTATAACTGCAATAACATCTATTCTAGCTCTATTTATGGCAACAGGAGCGCAAATAATCGCGACTGCATCTATAATAAATGTATTGACAGGACTGGACTTTTCAACAGCAGCCATAATAACTACAATTGTAGTTATTGCTTATACTATGATTGGCGGGTTTGCTTCAGTAGCTTCTGCAAACATGATGCACGTATTTTTCATAACTGTGGGTATGACAGTGGCTTTATTTATAATGCTTGGCAATCCACAAATTGGGGGAGTATCAAACTTATTTGCAAAGGCAAAAGAAGTTTCTCAAGCAACAGGCGATGGCATTGACTTATTAAGTATAAGCAAGATAGGATTTCCTACTGTACTTGGATATGTAGCCATGTATTGTATGACCTTCCCTACTGGTCAAGAAATTGTACAAACTTTCTCATCAGCAAAAACTGGAACTGCAGCTAAGGCAGGTTCAATGATTGCAGGTATACTATCAGCAGTTTATGCAATAGTGCCAGCTCTTATAGGACTTATAGCCTACACCTTTATAGATGGATATGCTGCTGCAGGCATTTCTAAATCTGCCCTTGCAGATGCTACAATTAGATTTGCTCCATCATTTGTATCAGGAATAGTTTTAGCTTCAGTTGTAGCCGCTACAATCTCAAGTGCATCTGGAAATATGATAGGAACTGCAACAATGTTTTCTAATGACATCTATCTTCCATACTTGTCTGGTGGCAAAGCTGATGCTAAAAAAGAAATCTTGGTTTCAAGAGTAGTAATGATAGCAGCAGGTCTATTCGGATTGGGAGTTGCTCTATCAAACTCCAACATAATAAGCGTAATGATGAGTGCATTTGCCATTCGCTCGGCAGGACCTTTTGCAGCCTTTGTATGCGGTCTTTTCTGGAAGGATGTAACAGAAAAAGCGGGTTTCATAGCCATCTTAGCAGGAACTATCGTTTCAGCTATTTGGATATTTGCTCTTAACAATCCATGGGGACTAAGCGCAATCGTACCAGGAGCAGTAGTGGCTTTCGTGGTAATATATATAGTGACAAAAATAGATCTTGCATCTGGTGGTAAACCAGCACCTATGATTGAGTTTTCAGAAGATTAA
- a CDS encoding tetratricopeptide repeat protein, which translates to MIENILKTCLNDLVFIGIKKNKKLKIENYTKEDVFEVPILLSDIKSGVKEGNYSEEIGTKEILKAMGILLGVDMDFKYKSAYEDFIKTHIDKVFNFYKYMAKSLYEDGKVYQAYAILNYLKNKYQDDIEIKLIWAIVGESIYNENFENLSEKEKNFILKEIIKSYEEVIKLDKNNDIAHIKLGIINSNLKNYVKANLYFEKALNISKDDGKKEMIRSYLEEIESPARLEAAEAYIAYGKFDQALQQLERVQDKNQQNSTYYYYLSICQLKLGIYDEASINIDKAIDLEENPEYINHKALIKLSQNDKKSAIEIYKKAAEKGNDFTILYNLGVLYMSECFEKEALEAFKKAYEIKKDPELKKIMENIKIN; encoded by the coding sequence ATGATTGAGAATATTTTAAAAACTTGCCTAAATGACCTAGTCTTTATAGGAATTAAAAAAAATAAAAAACTAAAAATAGAAAACTACACAAAAGAAGACGTATTCGAGGTCCCGATACTTTTAAGCGACATAAAAAGCGGAGTAAAAGAGGGCAACTATTCAGAAGAAATTGGCACAAAAGAAATTCTAAAAGCTATGGGTATTTTGCTTGGAGTAGATATGGATTTTAAATACAAGTCTGCCTATGAAGATTTCATAAAAACGCACATAGACAAGGTCTTCAACTTCTACAAATACATGGCTAAAAGCCTATATGAAGACGGAAAAGTTTACCAGGCTTATGCGATTTTAAACTATTTAAAAAATAAATACCAAGATGACATAGAAATAAAACTCATATGGGCCATAGTTGGAGAGAGCATATACAACGAAAACTTTGAAAACTTGAGTGAAAAAGAAAAGAACTTCATCTTAAAAGAAATAATAAAATCCTATGAAGAAGTGATAAAACTAGACAAAAATAACGACATAGCCCATATAAAACTAGGAATAATAAATTCCAATCTCAAAAATTACGTAAAAGCAAACCTATATTTTGAAAAGGCATTAAATATCAGCAAGGATGACGGGAAAAAAGAAATGATAAGATCTTATCTCGAAGAAATAGAAAGCCCAGCAAGGCTAGAAGCAGCAGAAGCCTATATAGCCTATGGCAAATTTGACCAAGCCCTACAACAACTTGAAAGAGTCCAAGACAAAAATCAACAAAACTCGACCTATTACTACTATCTGTCCATTTGTCAGTTAAAGCTTGGAATTTACGACGAAGCATCCATAAATATAGACAAGGCAATAGACCTAGAAGAAAATCCAGAATACATCAATCACAAAGCCCTAATAAAGCTCTCACAAAACGACAAGAAATCAGCCATAGAAATCTACAAAAAAGCAGCAGAAAAAGGAAATGACTTCACAATACTCTACAACTTGGGAGTGCTCTACATGAGCGAATGTTTTGAAAAAGAAGCCCTTGAAGCATTCAAAAAAGCCTATGAAATAAAAAAAGATCCCGAGCTAAAGAAAATAATGGAAAATATAAAAATTAATTGA
- the hflX gene encoding GTPase HflX, translated as MIVGTNLGAYPHSLETSMKELSELVYAAGGQVEIEVVQNMERYNPKYLIGPGKAEEIKEVCESNEIDTVVFNDELSGIQLRNLSDLIKKKVVDRTNLILDIFALRASTYEAKLQVKMAALEYELPRLLGIKGWSRTGGGIGTRGPGEQIIETDRRRLKREIDSIRQKLEKAKQTRKTIGRERRDSNLPIVSLVGYTNAGKSTILNNLKDKQSKEVFVKDMLFATLDPSSRQATLPNKTSIIVSDTVGFVSKLPTKLIEAFKSTLEEIQYSDLILHVIDLAGEDMMLEYKTTMDILKDVGIKDKKILTVYNKKDLVDIENVVLPSSDGDKIFISAFDEKDIRRLQDEITRLLDLDLKKYSISLPYNSLGLLEKIKTKYCVEEIEYDENGAKFKAIISSRTLDDIKKAGGLCIEAC; from the coding sequence TTGATAGTTGGAACAAATTTAGGAGCCTATCCGCATTCATTAGAGACTTCAATGAAGGAGCTTTCAGAGCTTGTTTATGCTGCAGGGGGTCAGGTCGAGATAGAAGTTGTTCAAAACATGGAACGCTATAATCCCAAGTACTTGATAGGACCGGGCAAGGCAGAGGAAATCAAGGAAGTTTGTGAATCAAACGAGATTGATACAGTTGTCTTTAATGATGAATTGTCGGGCATTCAACTTAGAAACTTGTCTGATTTAATTAAAAAGAAAGTCGTAGATAGAACAAATTTAATATTGGATATTTTTGCTCTAAGAGCATCTACATATGAGGCCAAGCTTCAGGTGAAGATGGCTGCTTTAGAATATGAACTGCCTAGGCTTTTGGGAATCAAGGGCTGGTCTAGAACAGGTGGGGGAATAGGTACTAGAGGTCCTGGAGAGCAAATAATTGAAACTGATAGAAGAAGGCTTAAAAGAGAGATAGATTCTATAAGACAAAAGTTAGAAAAAGCAAAACAGACTAGAAAAACAATTGGTAGAGAAAGGAGAGATTCCAATCTTCCTATTGTTAGTTTGGTTGGCTATACAAATGCAGGCAAGTCCACTATATTAAATAATTTAAAGGACAAGCAATCCAAGGAAGTATTTGTAAAGGATATGCTTTTTGCCACTTTAGATCCGTCGTCTCGTCAGGCAACACTTCCCAACAAGACATCAATTATAGTTTCTGATACAGTTGGATTTGTTTCAAAGCTTCCGACCAAGCTCATAGAGGCTTTTAAGTCTACTTTGGAGGAGATACAATATTCTGATTTGATTCTTCATGTCATTGATTTGGCAGGAGAAGATATGATGCTTGAATATAAGACCACCATGGATATATTAAAAGATGTTGGAATAAAGGATAAAAAGATTTTGACGGTCTACAATAAAAAAGACCTTGTGGATATAGAAAATGTAGTTTTACCAAGTTCAGACGGAGATAAAATATTCATATCTGCATTTGACGAAAAGGACATAAGAAGGCTGCAAGATGAGATTACAAGACTTTTAGATTTGGACTTGAAAAAATATTCAATAAGTCTTCCTTATAATTCTTTGGGCCTTTTGGAGAAAATAAAGACCAAGTATTGTGTCGAAGAAATAGAATATGATGAAAATGGAGCCAAGTTCAAAGCTATTATAAGTAGCAGAACCCTAGATGATATAAAAAAAGCGGGTGGACTATGTATAGAAGCTTGCTAG
- a CDS encoding YgeY family selenium metabolism-linked hydrolase yields the protein MNKKDAVVELTQKLIRRQSYSGNEKGVSEELTKYFKENGFDDVHVDKYGNTIGHIKGNKPGPKIVFDGHMDTVPVTNEKEWKYPPFAGEVHDGKVHGRGTSDMKGALAAMAVAANEFKNKTNRDFAGEIFVAGIVHEECFEGVAAREVSAYTKPDYVVIGEASRCNVKIGQRGRAEIKIEIEGKPAHSANPEKGINAVYKMCKVVEAIRGLKPTHHERLGDGILELVDIKSSPYPGASVVPERCIATYDRRLLVNETKESVIAPIKELLEKMMKEDPELKAKAYYSVGKEDCFTGIEIEGERFFPGWIYDENEDWVQAVVKKLNEKGQNPEVTQYNFCTNGSHYAGEAKIKTLGIGPSQENLAHTLDEYIEISELEKSVEAYEAVMEALLK from the coding sequence ATGAACAAAAAAGATGCAGTTGTAGAACTTACACAAAAATTAATAAGAAGACAAAGCTACTCAGGAAATGAAAAGGGAGTTTCTGAAGAACTGACCAAGTATTTTAAAGAAAATGGATTTGACGATGTTCATGTAGACAAGTATGGAAATACAATAGGACACATAAAGGGTAATAAGCCTGGTCCTAAGATTGTATTTGACGGACATATGGACACTGTGCCTGTTACAAATGAAAAAGAGTGGAAATATCCTCCTTTTGCAGGTGAAGTTCACGATGGAAAGGTTCATGGACGTGGAACTAGTGACATGAAGGGCGCACTTGCAGCTATGGCTGTGGCAGCGAATGAATTTAAAAATAAGACAAATAGAGATTTTGCAGGAGAAATTTTTGTTGCTGGAATCGTTCACGAAGAGTGCTTTGAAGGTGTAGCAGCAAGAGAAGTAAGTGCATATACAAAGCCAGACTATGTAGTAATAGGAGAAGCTTCAAGATGTAATGTCAAAATAGGACAAAGAGGAAGAGCTGAAATTAAGATTGAAATCGAAGGAAAACCAGCTCACTCTGCAAATCCTGAAAAGGGTATAAACGCAGTTTATAAGATGTGCAAAGTTGTTGAGGCTATAAGAGGATTAAAGCCGACCCATCATGAAAGATTGGGAGATGGAATATTAGAACTTGTAGATATAAAATCTAGCCCTTATCCAGGAGCATCAGTAGTGCCAGAAAGATGTATAGCAACTTATGATAGAAGACTTTTGGTTAATGAAACTAAGGAGTCTGTAATAGCACCTATAAAAGAACTATTGGAAAAAATGATGAAGGAAGATCCTGAATTGAAGGCTAAGGCTTACTATTCAGTAGGAAAAGAAGATTGCTTTACTGGTATTGAAATTGAAGGCGAGAGATTTTTCCCAGGCTGGATATATGATGAAAATGAAGATTGGGTTCAAGCAGTTGTTAAGAAATTAAATGAAAAGGGACAAAATCCTGAAGTTACACAATATAACTTCTGCACAAACGGAAGCCACTATGCAGGAGAAGCAAAGATTAAAACTCTAGGCATAGGACCATCTCAAGAAAACTTGGCTCACACACTTGATGAGTATATAGAAATTTCAGAGCTTGAAAAGTCTGTTGAAGCATACGAAGCTGTAATGGAAGCTTTGTTGAAATAA
- a CDS encoding D-aminoacylase has translation MYDILIKNGTIVDGTGEKPFKKNLAIKDGKITLLDGEAEAKKVIDAKGKIVTPGFIDTHSHSSLPVIDNPYLPAKLFQGITTEVVAQDGMGPAPISEETIKPWKKAMAGLEGEYDYEWTWRSVEDYLKKVDELELGPNIAYLAPHGNLRMVSMGLENRKPTEEEQERMNQELQKAFDAGAFGMSTGMIYPPCVYADVNEFIELGKVIKKNGGIFVTHQRSEADAMLESMDEILKIARDSGCRAHFSHFKICGKNNWDKIPAIIKKLDDAKAENMVISLDQYPYVAGSTMMSVILPPWVHDGGTDKLIERLYDKDLREKMKEDIKNGIPGWDNFIDFAGLEGIFITFVKNKESEKYVGMSLVELGEATGKDPYDAIFDLIRDEENIVGLVDFYGTEEHVKTFMKREEQNVCTDGIIGAKPHPRLYGAFARVLGKYCRDEKVFPVETAIRKMSGKAADTLGLRNRGYLKDGYAADVLVIDFDNIIDVGDYNNPKQYAKGIDYSIVNGVVLIENGKATPQKAGKVLRFEGR, from the coding sequence ATGTACGATATTTTGATAAAAAATGGAACCATAGTTGACGGAACTGGAGAAAAGCCATTTAAAAAGAATTTAGCAATAAAAGACGGAAAAATAACTCTTTTGGATGGAGAAGCCGAAGCAAAAAAGGTAATAGATGCTAAGGGTAAAATTGTAACACCAGGATTTATAGACACTCACTCCCATTCATCTCTTCCAGTAATAGACAACCCTTATCTTCCGGCTAAATTATTCCAAGGGATAACTACTGAAGTAGTTGCTCAAGACGGCATGGGACCAGCACCGATTTCAGAAGAAACTATAAAACCATGGAAAAAGGCTATGGCAGGTCTTGAAGGAGAATACGACTATGAATGGACTTGGAGAAGTGTTGAGGATTATTTAAAGAAAGTTGACGAATTAGAACTGGGACCAAACATAGCTTATCTAGCTCCACATGGAAACTTGAGAATGGTTTCAATGGGACTTGAAAACAGAAAACCCACAGAAGAAGAACAAGAAAGAATGAATCAGGAACTGCAAAAGGCTTTTGATGCTGGTGCTTTCGGAATGAGTACTGGAATGATTTATCCACCTTGTGTATATGCTGATGTAAATGAATTTATTGAACTTGGAAAAGTTATAAAGAAAAATGGCGGTATATTTGTTACTCATCAAAGATCAGAAGCTGATGCAATGCTTGAATCAATGGATGAAATTTTGAAAATAGCAAGAGACAGTGGATGTAGAGCGCATTTTTCTCACTTCAAAATTTGCGGTAAGAACAACTGGGACAAGATACCAGCTATTATCAAAAAACTTGACGATGCCAAGGCAGAAAACATGGTGATTTCTCTAGACCAATATCCATATGTAGCCGGCTCTACTATGATGTCGGTAATTTTACCACCATGGGTACATGATGGAGGAACTGACAAATTAATCGAAAGGCTTTATGACAAAGACCTAAGAGAAAAAATGAAAGAAGACATTAAAAATGGCATACCTGGTTGGGATAACTTTATAGATTTCGCAGGCCTAGAAGGTATTTTCATAACATTCGTAAAAAATAAGGAAAGCGAAAAGTATGTAGGTATGAGTCTAGTAGAACTTGGAGAAGCTACTGGCAAGGATCCATATGATGCAATTTTCGACTTAATTAGAGACGAAGAAAACATAGTAGGACTTGTGGACTTCTATGGAACCGAAGAACACGTTAAGACCTTCATGAAAAGAGAAGAGCAAAATGTTTGTACAGATGGAATCATAGGGGCAAAACCCCATCCAAGACTGTACGGAGCTTTTGCTAGAGTTCTTGGAAAATATTGTAGAGACGAGAAAGTATTCCCAGTTGAAACTGCTATAAGAAAAATGTCTGGAAAGGCGGCAGATACACTAGGTCTAAGAAACAGGGGTTATTTGAAAGACGGATACGCAGCCGATGTTCTTGTAATAGATTTTGACAACATCATAGATGTGGGAGACTACAACAATCCTAAGCAATATGCAAAAGGAATCGATTATTCAATAGTAAATGGAGTAGTCCTAATAGAAAATGGAAAGGCTACACCTCAAAAAGCGGGTAAAGTATTGAGGTTCGAAGGTAGATAA
- the dpaL gene encoding diaminopropionate ammonia-lyase produces the protein MTLDIFSRKSENKQKYDISFLNHEVAQKIYNYHRSFPMYEETPFRDLKNLSKKLGVKKILIKDESYRFGLNAFKVLGGSYAIGKVIAEKLGLEIEDLPYERLVSKEIADKIGQVTFVTATDGNHGRGVAWAANQLKQKAIVYMPYGAAQERIDNIEKEGAKVIVTDGNYDDAVRQANKLAEDNGYIMVQDTAWDGYEDIPRWIMQGYMTLAWEMYTSLEKEEIKPTHVFLQAGVGSFAAAATGFFANMYKGDDKPVITIVEPETVACIYESAKAAERVIVGGDHKTIMAGLACGEPNTFGLKVLLDYCEHFISAPDVLAAYGMRVLGNPYKNDDKLISGESGAASFGVISKILSDSNLDNYKKQLGIDENSVLVFVSTEGDTDEKNYLDVVWDGKYSSLGEGK, from the coding sequence ATGACACTGGATATTTTTAGTAGAAAGTCTGAGAATAAGCAAAAGTATGACATAAGTTTTTTGAATCATGAAGTAGCTCAAAAAATTTATAACTATCACAGAAGCTTTCCCATGTATGAAGAAACGCCATTTAGAGATTTAAAAAATCTATCTAAAAAACTCGGGGTTAAAAAAATCCTTATAAAGGACGAATCATACAGATTTGGTCTAAATGCTTTCAAGGTGTTGGGAGGATCTTATGCAATAGGAAAGGTCATAGCTGAAAAGCTTGGATTAGAAATTGAAGACCTACCTTATGAAAGATTGGTATCAAAAGAAATAGCGGACAAGATAGGACAAGTTACATTTGTAACAGCTACGGATGGAAATCATGGCAGGGGAGTCGCTTGGGCTGCAAATCAATTAAAGCAAAAGGCGATAGTATATATGCCTTATGGAGCTGCACAAGAGAGAATAGATAATATAGAAAAAGAAGGTGCCAAGGTTATAGTAACTGATGGCAACTATGACGATGCTGTAAGACAAGCGAACAAACTAGCTGAAGACAATGGATATATCATGGTTCAAGACACTGCATGGGACGGATATGAAGATATACCAAGATGGATTATGCAAGGCTATATGACTCTTGCTTGGGAAATGTACACATCATTAGAAAAAGAAGAAATAAAGCCAACACATGTATTTTTGCAAGCTGGAGTAGGGTCTTTTGCGGCAGCTGCGACAGGATTTTTCGCAAATATGTACAAGGGAGATGACAAGCCTGTAATTACAATAGTGGAGCCAGAAACTGTAGCCTGCATTTATGAATCGGCAAAGGCTGCAGAAAGAGTTATAGTAGGCGGAGATCACAAAACTATAATGGCAGGGCTTGCTTGCGGAGAGCCTAATACATTTGGTCTAAAGGTACTTCTAGATTATTGTGAGCATTTCATATCTGCGCCGGATGTTCTAGCAGCTTATGGAATGAGGGTGCTTGGTAACCCCTACAAGAATGATGATAAATTAATCTCTGGAGAGAGTGGAGCTGCATCATTTGGTGTGATAAGTAAAATTTTAAGCGATTCAAATTTAGATAATTACAAAAAACAATTGGGAATTGATGAAAATTCAGTTTTAGTATTTGTATCGACAGAGGGAGATACGGACGAGAAAAATTATTTAGACGTTGTTTGGGATGGTAAATATTCAAGTTTAGGAGAGGGAAAATGA
- a CDS encoding transglycosylase domain-containing protein, translated as MDKQIFKDRLKIKSFKSLDKKSKIKLAILLVAFILAFIGALFAFGALGIIKTSPKTDLSNLSASFDQTSTIYNEHGDLLENVEAKEYRTIVSLDQIPDSLVKAIVSIEDQRFYKHPGIDLKSIMGSFITNLKAGRIVRGGSTLTQQLVKNVYLTNDRDFDRKIKEAYLALRVESHLNKNEILEAYLNRINLGQGAYGVQAAAWTYFSKDVSELSLAESALLAGIAKSPAEYPPIKRYSQKDLKGNEEILASGDISGENMYFVKNEKAFERQKIVLNKMLQLGVISKKDYEVAIKENTAEHLKPGLKKFHTMSSYSSDYIAKGAIEIISNFYKVSPDEAQHKFFTGGFKIFTSIDERMQEDTESLFKNFYKLLSQGSLNYTLDNSGNIIDKNGDVIYFNRWGFFDQDFNLKLAGKNFEKTPSGDLLLTSGIFTKGSDNLDLVDIWEEIDDRLNTYSVGSLRVPKDQVEIGLNYINIKSSFLKDKKDFYKEENGSITISKKYFQIDEKPSPQPQGAGLIIENETGLVRAIVGGLDVKSSSKMILNRALSQRSPGSSLKPLSVMAPLLKKDTLASIQDDIPIIVDGEILYKNPYPGYKGLLTLRRALEYNSNTAFVKFFEKLGMNESLNFLKELGYDYVDHQKDNYKNDETADSLALGNMVKGLSLEELTRGYLAIARDGAYIEPSCILKIEDSSGSVIYEHKKKEREILDKKIAFLLKSALSTNASRGFSKGVKLRNYATAGCLGVNKFNSTIFYEGFTPYYTLGIYVGADSPKIGLTNYEEGSIDLFREMSKIAHRNLPAVKEFQVPQGIIQKYICEKSGMLGTTICEEVEDGILEYFIAGTEPTQYCKGHIKLEICKDSDRLFGLDCPKKSKEEKIFFRREPEYIPSKYKGILPDDYQYVPELYCNVHGGDK; from the coding sequence ATGGATAAACAAATTTTCAAAGACAGATTAAAAATTAAATCTTTTAAATCTCTGGATAAAAAATCAAAAATTAAGCTGGCCATTTTGCTTGTAGCTTTTATACTCGCTTTTATTGGTGCTCTTTTTGCTTTTGGAGCTCTTGGAATAATAAAAACAAGCCCCAAAACTGACCTTTCTAATCTTTCCGCTTCTTTTGACCAAACATCAACTATATATAATGAGCATGGAGATCTGCTAGAAAATGTAGAAGCAAAGGAATATAGGACTATAGTTTCCTTAGATCAAATCCCCGACTCCTTAGTTAAAGCCATAGTAAGTATAGAAGATCAAAGATTCTACAAGCACCCCGGCATAGACCTAAAATCAATTATGGGATCTTTTATTACAAATCTAAAAGCTGGGCGAATTGTAAGAGGGGGATCGACTCTTACACAACAACTTGTAAAAAATGTTTACTTGACCAATGACAGAGATTTTGATCGAAAAATCAAAGAAGCCTACCTAGCCCTAAGAGTCGAAAGTCACCTAAATAAAAATGAAATCCTCGAGGCCTACTTAAATAGAATTAACCTCGGACAAGGCGCCTATGGTGTCCAAGCCGCTGCTTGGACCTATTTTTCCAAAGATGTATCTGAATTAAGCCTTGCCGAGTCGGCTCTTCTAGCTGGCATAGCCAAGTCCCCAGCAGAATATCCACCAATCAAACGTTACAGCCAAAAAGATTTAAAGGGAAATGAAGAGATTTTGGCATCAGGCGATATCTCCGGCGAAAATATGTATTTTGTAAAAAACGAAAAAGCCTTTGAAAGGCAAAAAATCGTCTTAAATAAAATGCTCCAACTCGGCGTCATAAGCAAAAAAGACTATGAAGTTGCCATAAAAGAAAATACAGCCGAGCATCTAAAACCCGGACTTAAAAAGTTCCATACAATGAGCTCCTACTCATCAGATTATATTGCAAAGGGCGCCATAGAAATCATATCCAATTTCTACAAGGTATCCCCCGACGAGGCCCAGCACAAATTTTTCACTGGTGGTTTCAAAATTTTCACTTCCATAGATGAAAGAATGCAAGAAGACACAGAGAGTCTATTCAAAAACTTCTACAAACTCTTGAGCCAAGGCTCCCTAAATTACACGCTCGACAACTCAGGCAATATAATCGACAAAAATGGCGATGTGATTTACTTCAATAGATGGGGCTTTTTCGATCAAGATTTCAACTTGAAGCTTGCAGGCAAAAATTTCGAAAAAACTCCGTCTGGCGATCTCTTGTTGACAAGCGGAATTTTTACAAAAGGATCCGATAATCTTGATCTTGTAGATATATGGGAAGAAATTGACGACAGATTAAACACCTACTCTGTGGGCAGCCTGAGAGTCCCTAAAGATCAAGTTGAAATAGGCCTAAATTATATAAATATTAAATCTAGCTTCTTAAAAGATAAAAAAGATTTTTATAAAGAAGAAAATGGAAGCATAACCATTTCAAAAAAATACTTCCAAATTGATGAGAAACCCTCTCCTCAGCCTCAAGGTGCTGGCCTTATAATTGAAAATGAAACAGGCCTTGTAAGAGCTATCGTAGGCGGTTTAGATGTGAAAAGCTCCTCAAAAATGATTTTAAACAGAGCCCTTTCACAAAGAAGTCCTGGATCATCCCTAAAACCACTTTCAGTAATGGCTCCACTTTTAAAAAAAGATACCTTGGCATCTATCCAAGACGACATTCCCATAATAGTTGATGGAGAAATCCTCTACAAAAATCCCTATCCAGGCTACAAGGGGCTTCTTACTCTAAGAAGAGCTCTAGAATACAATTCAAATACAGCATTTGTAAAATTTTTTGAAAAATTGGGCATGAATGAAAGCCTAAATTTCTTAAAAGAACTTGGCTATGATTATGTAGACCATCAAAAAGATAACTATAAAAATGATGAAACAGCCGATTCTCTCGCCCTAGGCAACATGGTAAAAGGACTTAGCCTAGAAGAGCTCACAAGAGGATACCTTGCAATAGCAAGAGATGGAGCCTATATCGAGCCTTCCTGCATACTAAAAATTGAAGACTCATCCGGCTCAGTAATTTATGAACACAAGAAAAAAGAAAGAGAAATTCTAGATAAAAAAATTGCCTTTCTCCTAAAATCAGCCCTATCAACCAATGCCAGTCGTGGCTTTTCCAAGGGTGTCAAATTGAGAAATTACGCAACGGCCGGTTGTCTAGGAGTTAATAAATTTAATTCAACAATCTTCTACGAAGGATTCACCCCCTACTACACACTTGGCATCTATGTCGGGGCAGATTCTCCCAAAATAGGACTTACTAACTATGAAGAAGGCTCCATAGATTTATTTAGAGAAATGTCTAAAATCGCCCATAGAAACCTTCCCGCAGTAAAAGAATTTCAAGTCCCTCAAGGGATAATACAAAAATACATCTGCGAAAAATCAGGAATGCTTGGAACAACAATTTGTGAAGAAGTCGAAGATGGTATCTTAGAATATTTCATAGCTGGCACAGAGCCAACTCAATATTGTAAGGGACATATAAAACTTGAAATCTGCAAAGATTCCGATCGACTTTTTGGTCTAGATTGTCCAAAAAAATCAAAAGAAGAAAAAATTTTCTTCAGAAGAGAACCAGAATATATTCCATCAAAATACAAAGGCATTCTCCCCGACGATTATCAATATGTTCCCGAACTCTACTGCAATGTACACGGAGGTGACAAATGA